The genomic region CCGGCCTCCCGGCTGCCCAAGGCGCTCGGCCTGCTCGCCGAGGCCCTGCGCGCGCCGGCCTTCGCCGATGCCGAGGTCGACCGCCTGGTGCGCAACCGGCTCGACGAGATCCCGCACGAGCTGGCCAATCCGCAGCGCCGCGCCGCCAAGCAGCTCTCCAAGGAGCTGTTCCCGGCCTCCCTGCGGATGTCCCGCCCGCGCCAGGGCACCGAGGAGACGGTCGCGCGGATCGACTCCGCGGCCGTACGCGCCTTCTACGAGGCCCACGTACGCCCCGCCACGGCCACCGCGGTGGTCGTCGGCGACCTGACCGGCATCGACCTGGACGCCGTTGTCGCGGACACCCTGGGCGCCTGGACGGGCGGTACCGCCGAGCCCCTCCCGGTGCCGCCGGTGACCGCCGACGACACCGGCCGCGTGGTCATCGTGGACCGGCCCGGCGCGGTCCAGACGCAGCTGCTGATCGGCCGGATCGGGCCGGACCGGCACGAGCGGGTCTGGGCGGCCCAGGTGCTCGGCACCTACTGCCTGGGCGGCACGCTGACCTCCCGCCTGGACAAGGTGCTGCGCGAGGAGAAGGGGTACACCTACGGCGTGCGCTCCTTCGGCCAGGTGCTGCGCTCGACCGCCGACGGCAAGGGCGCCTCGATGCTCGCCATCAGCGGCTCCGTGGACACCCCGAACACCGGCCCGGCGCTGGAGGACCTCTGGGAGGTGCTGCGCACCCTCGCGGAGGGCGGCCTGACCGATGCCGAACGGGACGTGGCGGTGCAGAACTTGGTGGGCGTGGCCCCGCTGAAGTTCGAGACGGCGGCCTCGGTCGCCGGAACCCTCGCGGACCAGGTCGAGCAGGAGCTGCCGGACGACTACCAGGCGCAGTTGTACGCGCAGCTGGCCGA from Streptomyces sp. NBC_00190 harbors:
- a CDS encoding M16 family metallopeptidase → MTFHPRPQAGEPQPWAFPAPDRSVLANGLTLLRCHRPGQQVIAVEVNLAAPLDAEPEGLDGVATIMARALSEGTDKHSAEEFAAELERCGATLDAHADHPGLRVSLEVPASRLPKALGLLAEALRAPAFADAEVDRLVRNRLDEIPHELANPQRRAAKQLSKELFPASLRMSRPRQGTEETVARIDSAAVRAFYEAHVRPATATAVVVGDLTGIDLDAVVADTLGAWTGGTAEPLPVPPVTADDTGRVVIVDRPGAVQTQLLIGRIGPDRHERVWAAQVLGTYCLGGTLTSRLDKVLREEKGYTYGVRSFGQVLRSTADGKGASMLAISGSVDTPNTGPALEDLWEVLRTLAEGGLTDAERDVAVQNLVGVAPLKFETAASVAGTLADQVEQELPDDYQAQLYAQLAETGTVEATSAVVKAFPADRLVTILVGDAAQIEAPVRALGIGEVSVVTN